A single genomic interval of Pomacea canaliculata isolate SZHN2017 linkage group LG5, ASM307304v1, whole genome shotgun sequence harbors:
- the LOC112563843 gene encoding uncharacterized protein LOC112563843 isoform X1 — protein sequence MAKGRLFAPKGDREGIWFPHHEDSLHATPTREALTSTGRMLSAPLWTEGPRAQGPLLRGFAGGTGLTSTSLIHSRSMTTEIPFKTSVFILAVVRIHEIWERRLNPNQKSLHQTDADFLKHYSRNHVDYDYTTISASSYSGRATCDPPSYRRFSRKYGQPQSGRDVSISTTTNDWFKQPHVPYSSSTRVLAVTQQPFPKHNPWKFSYKPVDKVYPPYDPTRLPVVDNIFNRYGAAFATSS from the exons ATGGCTAAGGGAAGGCTGTTTGCACCCAAGGGTGACAGAGAAGGAATATGG TTCCCTCACCACGAAGACAGCTTGCACGCCACGCCAACAAGAGAAGCTTTGACCAGCACAGGGAGGATGTTGTCTGCCCCTTTGTGGACGGAGGGGCCGCGCGCCCAGGGCCCCCTCCTTCGGGGTTTTGCAGGCGGGACAGG ATTGACTTCCACATCTCTAATCCATTCTCGGAGCATGACAACAGAAATTCCATTCAAGACTTCGGTGTTTATTTTGGCAGT AGTCAGGATCCACGAAATCTGGGAAAGACGCCTGAATCCCAACCAAAAGAGCCTGCACCAAACCGACGCCGACTTCCTGAAACACTACTCTCGAAATCATGTCGACTACGACTACACCACCATCTCGGCTTCCTCCTACTCCGGGCGCGCAACTTGCGATCCTCCCAGTTATCGCCGCTTTTCCCGGAAGTACGGCCAGCCCCAGTCCGGACGTGACGTGTCTATCAGTACGACGACCAACGATTGGTTTAAACAGCCCCACGTGCCCTACTCCTCGTCGACGCGCGTGCTAGCCGTAACTCAGCAGCCGTTTCCGAAGCACAACCCCTGGAAGTTCTCTTACAAGCCCGTGGACAAGGTGTATCCGCCCTACGACCCCACGCGCTTGCCAGTTGTGGACAACATCTTCAACCGGTACGGTGCTGCTTTCGCCACTTCGTCCTAA
- the LOC112563843 gene encoding uncharacterized protein LOC112563843 isoform X2 — protein sequence MLSAPLWTEGPRAQGPLLRGFAGGTGLTSTSLIHSRSMTTEIPFKTSVFILAVVRIHEIWERRLNPNQKSLHQTDADFLKHYSRNHVDYDYTTISASSYSGRATCDPPSYRRFSRKYGQPQSGRDVSISTTTNDWFKQPHVPYSSSTRVLAVTQQPFPKHNPWKFSYKPVDKVYPPYDPTRLPVVDNIFNRYGAAFATSS from the exons ATGTTGTCTGCCCCTTTGTGGACGGAGGGGCCGCGCGCCCAGGGCCCCCTCCTTCGGGGTTTTGCAGGCGGGACAGG ATTGACTTCCACATCTCTAATCCATTCTCGGAGCATGACAACAGAAATTCCATTCAAGACTTCGGTGTTTATTTTGGCAGT AGTCAGGATCCACGAAATCTGGGAAAGACGCCTGAATCCCAACCAAAAGAGCCTGCACCAAACCGACGCCGACTTCCTGAAACACTACTCTCGAAATCATGTCGACTACGACTACACCACCATCTCGGCTTCCTCCTACTCCGGGCGCGCAACTTGCGATCCTCCCAGTTATCGCCGCTTTTCCCGGAAGTACGGCCAGCCCCAGTCCGGACGTGACGTGTCTATCAGTACGACGACCAACGATTGGTTTAAACAGCCCCACGTGCCCTACTCCTCGTCGACGCGCGTGCTAGCCGTAACTCAGCAGCCGTTTCCGAAGCACAACCCCTGGAAGTTCTCTTACAAGCCCGTGGACAAGGTGTATCCGCCCTACGACCCCACGCGCTTGCCAGTTGTGGACAACATCTTCAACCGGTACGGTGCTGCTTTCGCCACTTCGTCCTAA